A single window of Oligoflexus sp. DNA harbors:
- a CDS encoding SpoIIE family protein phosphatase, with protein sequence MSMTPREQLASATMIATHEIVVNLEKAKSSLESLINGMQDLTCLITTEGRIIWGNQRAATWLQIDHDLVHLCQMKQLFKEDDWTQFQNRLEPFQRSGLAGAPSEFQLPIQMGPNSREILWSVRPFQAVSVRRGTILLLVGRDITEVLRERAEKAKLETELETAQIMQAAFFPPNRIRSAGIEICSFYRPAEQCSGDWWGHFNFGDGVDLVCVGDVTGHGAASALVTAMTQATCMAYANTARTGKSKDYLHPSNLLHQINKIVYDTFKGKFFMTFFAMLFDTNTGVVRACNAGHNFPLFLKGQYRRQAIHKEALPENVKPFRGPEALAIQGNPIGFDPETVYLEKELPLQDMDRFILFTDGIIECKSEEGQMYGSSSFRKSIARSMEKEGVAFRDSIVDHALQFFGKQPLADDLTLVSVDVFMNKKDKA encoded by the coding sequence ATGTCCATGACACCACGGGAACAGTTGGCAAGCGCGACGATGATCGCGACCCACGAGATCGTGGTCAATTTGGAAAAGGCAAAATCCTCCCTTGAATCCTTGATCAACGGCATGCAGGACCTGACCTGCCTGATTACGACCGAAGGTCGAATTATCTGGGGCAACCAGCGTGCGGCCACGTGGCTGCAAATAGATCATGATCTGGTTCACCTTTGTCAGATGAAACAACTATTTAAAGAAGACGACTGGACGCAATTCCAGAACCGTCTGGAACCCTTTCAGAGAAGTGGTTTGGCCGGTGCGCCCAGCGAATTCCAATTGCCGATTCAAATGGGCCCCAACTCCCGTGAAATCCTCTGGAGTGTCAGGCCGTTCCAGGCCGTGAGCGTCAGACGCGGAACCATCCTGCTTTTGGTCGGACGCGATATTACCGAAGTTCTGCGCGAGCGCGCAGAGAAAGCCAAGCTGGAAACCGAACTCGAAACCGCGCAGATCATGCAGGCGGCCTTCTTTCCGCCGAATCGCATACGGTCCGCGGGTATCGAGATCTGCTCGTTTTATCGTCCAGCCGAACAATGTTCCGGCGACTGGTGGGGCCACTTCAACTTTGGAGATGGCGTCGACCTCGTGTGCGTCGGGGACGTGACCGGCCACGGTGCAGCTTCCGCCCTGGTGACAGCCATGACCCAGGCGACCTGCATGGCTTACGCGAACACGGCCCGGACCGGCAAGTCCAAGGACTATCTGCATCCGTCGAACCTTCTGCATCAGATCAATAAGATCGTCTACGATACCTTCAAAGGCAAGTTTTTCATGACCTTCTTTGCGATGCTCTTCGACACCAACACGGGCGTCGTGCGAGCCTGCAACGCTGGTCATAATTTTCCTTTGTTCCTGAAGGGACAGTACCGCCGGCAGGCCATTCATAAAGAAGCGCTGCCAGAGAACGTCAAACCCTTCCGGGGCCCTGAAGCTTTGGCTATTCAGGGGAACCCGATCGGTTTTGATCCGGAGACTGTGTATCTGGAAAAGGAATTGCCGCTTCAGGACATGGATCGCTTCATCCTCTTCACCGACGGCATCATCGAGTGCAAGAGTGAAGAAGGGCAGATGTATGGTTCATCCAGCTTCCGCAAATCCATCGCGCGCAGCATGGAAAAAGAGGGCGTGGCCTTCCGTGATTCCATCGTCGACCACGCCTTGCAGTTCTTTGGCAAGCAGCCTTTGGCCGATGACCTGACCCTGGTCAGTGTCGATGTCTTCATGAATAAGAAAGACAAGGCTTAA
- a CDS encoding carbohydrate porin, with translation MKQISRLMMLGGLTLSAQAFSQEWSFTPEIYSRGGVTYKSDFSKEQGPGNQHEAFNLGPYNTEGLIDYPLTEVTLHAGYGDNFKFHYGFDVAGNRRFLEKNETKSSLNERVVYGEFKVGNGWSVWYGNRPFRSPPEFLSRSFYFDERNILGGGVRVEGLGPLNVDLAYGSKVNDYAAGADTVQENQNILINKIEYPLQNGAIKTNLEWHKTDKNVSDGDGELSSTGYLIGAAYQRWGDQVLGGGLYNQLVVQTSKGYIGSGAMSSAFQPGDDQKYDDAKQPSKLLVGWNGDWKASGYGVYWLALYQDHRGEAPDYSDSEMSWRFIDGMIRPVYALTPNVTVGAELDRRSVLKEGRGLRDGVINGTNGWATNSGATRWGGIISYNLENKMFDYPTIGIYAGEIIKDKTTTFFTSESPRRSTHFVRFYYEVKIN, from the coding sequence GTGAAACAAATCTCCCGTTTGATGATGCTGGGCGGCCTGACACTGTCTGCTCAAGCGTTCTCCCAGGAGTGGTCCTTCACCCCAGAAATCTATTCCCGCGGGGGCGTGACGTATAAGTCCGACTTTTCCAAGGAACAGGGTCCAGGGAATCAGCACGAAGCGTTCAACCTGGGGCCTTACAATACGGAAGGCTTGATCGACTATCCCCTGACTGAAGTGACTTTGCACGCAGGGTATGGCGACAACTTCAAGTTCCATTATGGTTTCGATGTGGCTGGTAACCGCCGCTTCCTTGAAAAGAATGAAACCAAGTCCTCTTTGAACGAGCGCGTTGTTTACGGCGAATTCAAAGTCGGCAACGGCTGGAGCGTTTGGTACGGTAATCGTCCCTTCCGCAGTCCTCCCGAATTTTTGTCCCGCTCATTTTATTTCGATGAGAGAAACATCCTCGGCGGTGGCGTGCGCGTCGAAGGCCTCGGTCCTTTGAATGTGGACCTGGCTTACGGCTCGAAAGTCAACGACTATGCGGCTGGCGCGGATACCGTTCAAGAGAACCAAAATATTCTGATCAACAAGATCGAATATCCTCTGCAGAACGGCGCGATCAAGACCAACCTTGAGTGGCATAAAACTGACAAGAACGTTTCCGATGGCGACGGCGAGCTGAGCAGCACCGGCTATCTGATCGGCGCGGCCTATCAGCGTTGGGGTGATCAGGTTCTCGGTGGCGGTCTTTATAACCAACTCGTGGTGCAAACCTCGAAAGGTTACATCGGCAGCGGCGCGATGTCCTCGGCCTTCCAACCTGGTGATGACCAGAAGTACGATGACGCCAAGCAGCCTTCGAAGCTCCTCGTGGGCTGGAACGGTGACTGGAAAGCCAGCGGCTACGGCGTTTACTGGCTGGCCCTTTATCAGGACCACCGCGGTGAGGCCCCTGATTATTCGGATAGCGAAATGTCCTGGCGCTTTATCGATGGCATGATCCGTCCGGTTTATGCTTTGACCCCGAACGTGACTGTGGGTGCTGAACTCGACCGTCGCTCGGTGCTGAAAGAAGGCCGCGGTCTTCGCGATGGCGTGATCAACGGAACCAACGGCTGGGCTACCAACTCGGGTGCCACACGTTGGGGCGGAATTATCAGCTATAACCTGGAAAACAAGATGTTTGATTATCCGACCATCGGTATCTACGCCGGTGAGATCATCAAGGATAAGACGACCACCTTCTTCACCAGCGAGAGCCCACGCCGCTCGACGCATTTCGTTCGCTTCTATTATGAAGTGAAGATCAACTGA